Genomic window (Flavobacterium oreochromis):
AGTTATATCCAATTTATTTAAGTAAAAAATAGTGCTTTGTCGATTTTTTTCTACAAACAAGACCTTGAATTTGTTTAATTTTATCATGTTGTTTTTTCGTAAAAAGCCATACAAATACTGGGATTTGTTTAATTTTTAAAGGTATTTTTGTGAATTTTTCTTTTTGTATAAAAATTCTTATATTATAATTAAATTAAAAAACCTAAATTCTTAATATCTAAAATAATATACCTTTGTGGAGTGAATAGTTTAATCCAAAAAATAAATATTGCCTTACCACAAGAAATTACGCTTTTTATAAAGCGTGAAGATCAAATTCACCCTTTTGTTTCTGGAAATAAATACCGAAAGCTTAAGTATAATTTGCATTATTTAGAGAAAAATCATTGTGATACATTAGTAACATTTGGAGGAGCTTTTTCAAATCATATTGTAGCTACTGCCTTTGCTTGTAAAGAAAAAGGAATAAATTGTGTAGGTATAATTAGGGGAGAAGAACTTTGGAAAGAAATAAACAACAATCCTACTTTACGATTTGCTCAAAAATGTGGAATGAAATTTGAGTTTATAACTAGAGAGCAATATCGAGATAAAGAAAATATAGATTTTAAATACTTTATAGAGTCTAAATATGGTAGTTGTTATTGGTTGCCAGAAGGAGGAACGAATGAATTAGCAATCAAAGGATGTGAAGAGATTCTTAATTCTTCTGATCAGTGTTATGATTATATATGTACAGCAGTAGGTACAGGAGGAACTATTTCAGGGATAATTAACAGTGTTTTATCTCATCAAAAAGTATTAGGTTTTCCTGCGTTGAAAAGTGATTTTTAAAAAAAAGAGGTACAGTCATTGTGCTTAAATAAAAATCAATGGGATATGATAAATGATTATCATTTTGGAGGATATGGAAAAGTAACAGAGGAATTAATTCGTTTTCTAAATGATTTTTATGATAAAACGACTATACCTTTAGATCCAGTGTACACAGGTAAAATGTTGTTTGGTGTAATAGATATGATTAATAAAGGATATTTTGAGCCAAAAACAAAAATTTTAACTATTCATACAGGTGGCTTACAGGGTATAGAAGGTATGAATCAGTTCTTATTTAAAAAAAATAAAACACTCATTCATTATGAAGATAGTTTAAAAAATCAATAATTTTGAGCTTTACTTTAAAAATGAATCTAGATCAATCCGATCAGAATGAAATTTTATAAATAGAATAATTAAAAGAGTTCATTTAGATTATATAATCGAAGAATATAAAATAAAGTTACTCCATGAAAAAAATAATATATTTTCTTTTATCGATTTTTTTAGTTAGTTGTGGAACTTCCAAGCCTAAGATTCAGACTACTAAAAAAGTAGTTCATACGACTCCACAAAAAAAAGGAACTCAAAATGAAAAAATAATAAATAATAGTCAAAATATTAGTAATTCAGAAGAATTAGTAGCAACCTCAAGAGTTAAGGTAACTCCTGAAATTGTAAATGGATATGTCTTACAATTTAAAGATGTTGCTATGAATAATATGAAAGAACATAAAGTACCTGCTAGTATCATTTTAGCACAAGGTATTTTAGAGTCAGGAGCAGGTACAGGATCGCTTTGTCGTACTGCTAATAATCATTTTGGGATTAAATGTCATAAAGAATGGACAGGAGATTCTGTTCGTTATGATGACGATGCTGCTCAAGAATGTTTTAGGAAATATGAAAACCCATCTCATTCTTATCGTGATCATTCATTGTTTTTAACATCACGATCTTGGTATGCACCCTTATTTAAACTTGATCCTTATGATTATAAAGGATGGGCATATGGACTAAAAAAATCAGGATACGCAACAGATCCTAAATATCCAGAAAAACTGATATCTATTATTGAACGTTATAAACTACACGAGTACGATTCTAAAGTTTTAGGTTTTGTTTTTGTCCCTTCTGTAAAAACAGAAAATCTTATAAAAGAACCCAAACCATCTGGACAACCATTTATAGTAAAAGAAGTAACCTCAGAAGTAAAAGATACAGTAAAAGTTTTAACAAATTCGAATACACTATCTGAAAAGCCTACTAAAGGAACTACTCATACTGTGTTACAAGGAGAAACTTTGTATGCAATTTCAAAAAAATACAATACAACGGTAGAACAAATTCGTCAGAAAAATAACATGATAGATAATGCAATAGCTATCGGACAAGTATTAATAATTTTTTAAACATAATTTCCTGTTGTATGCTGCATTTGTTATTGTGAGTTAAAGAAATACAAATAAATTAAATTTATCTCAGAATGATAGTGTGTTGTTTCCATCAGGATCATATATAAATATCAGGAACAAAATGATTTATCAAAGAAGCAGTCAGTTATTTCAGGAAGCGGCAGAAGTTATTCCAGGAGGAGTTAACTCACCTGTTCGCGCTTTTAAGTATGTAGGGGGTACCCCTATTTTTGTGAAAGAAGCCAAAGGTGCTTACTTATATGACGAAGATGGTAATCGTTTAATCGATTATATCAACTCTTGGGGACCAATGATTTTAGGTCATGCGTATCAACCTGTTGTGCAGGCGGTAATAGAAAAAGCTCAAAAAGGAACTTCCTTTGGTATGCCTACTGAGTTAGAAACACAAATAGCAAAACTAGCAGTTTCTATGGTGCCTAATATTGATAAAATCCGATTTGTTAATTCTGGTACAGAAGCATGTATGAGTGCTATTCGTTTAGCGCGTGGTTTTACAAACCGTGATAAAATAATCAAATTTGCAGGTTGTTATCATGGACATTCTGATTCATTTTTAATTCAAGCGGGTAGTGGAGCTATAACTTTTGGTTCACCTAATAGTCCAGGTGTAACACAAGGAACAGCTCAAGATACATTATTAGCAAATTACAATGATCTTGAGAATGTAAAAACTTTATTAGAAGCAAATCAAGATCAAATAGCTGCTATTATTATAGAACCAGTTGCAGGTAATATGGGGTGTGTACCACCTAAAGAAGGTTTTTTACTAGCATTAAGAGAACTTTGCGATATTCATGGAACTTTACTCATTTTTGATGAAGTAATGACAGGATTTCGTTTAGCAAAAGGAGGAGCTCAAGAACTATTTAATATA
Coding sequences:
- a CDS encoding glucosaminidase domain-containing protein, yielding MKKIIYFLLSIFLVSCGTSKPKIQTTKKVVHTTPQKKGTQNEKIINNSQNISNSEELVATSRVKVTPEIVNGYVLQFKDVAMNNMKEHKVPASIILAQGILESGAGTGSLCRTANNHFGIKCHKEWTGDSVRYDDDAAQECFRKYENPSHSYRDHSLFLTSRSWYAPLFKLDPYDYKGWAYGLKKSGYATDPKYPEKLISIIERYKLHEYDSKVLGFVFVPSVKTENLIKEPKPSGQPFIVKEVTSEVKDTVKVLTNSNTLSEKPTKGTTHTVLQGETLYAISKKYNTTVEQIRQKNNMIDNAIAIGQVLIIF
- the hemL gene encoding glutamate-1-semialdehyde 2,1-aminomutase — its product is MIYQRSSQLFQEAAEVIPGGVNSPVRAFKYVGGTPIFVKEAKGAYLYDEDGNRLIDYINSWGPMILGHAYQPVVQAVIEKAQKGTSFGMPTELETQIAKLAVSMVPNIDKIRFVNSGTEACMSAIRLARGFTNRDKIIKFAGCYHGHSDSFLIQAGSGAITFGSPNSPGVTQGTAQDTLLANYNDLENVKTLLEANQDQIAAIIIEPVAGNMGCVPPKEGFLLALRELCDIHGTLLIFDEVMTGFRLAKGGAQELFNIKADIVCFGKVIGGGLPVGAFAARNEIMNYLAPLGPVYQAGTLSGNPLAMAAGLAMLEALNQDDKIFNRLDEKTAYLEKGIREVLTKNNILYTINRVGSMISVHFDEAEVFDFETSKKGDNQYFKDFFHGLVKEGVYIAPSAYETWFITDALTYEDLDYTIQAIDRVTKSL